A genomic region of Jeotgalibaca ciconiae contains the following coding sequences:
- the gshAB gene encoding bifunctional glutamate--cysteine ligase GshA/glutathione synthetase GshB has translation MNIKSIIKENKWENLFTKAVFGIEKESQRIKEDGTITESSHPIEFGNRNFHPYIQTDFAESQLELVTPPVDSVGEVMEWLAAIHDVVHRTIPSDEYLLPFSLPSIMPTEENIQVAKLDKKEDVHYREYLAQVYGKKKQMMSGIHYNFEFHQDFLQALFSKQQKYDNYRAFQTQIYFKLTHNFLRYQWILTYLLGASIETKAEYFQDNKIPDDIPDRLIRSLRSSKYGYVNSEDVHVSFRTIEEYVETIEKMVEDGKLIEEKEFYSSVRFRGGKNAREVLKNGITYLEFRLFDLNPFAEYGITAEDMQFIHLFFMYLLWIEEAASEDDWEKGHEMNYQTAFEDPLSVSAFQDEGIQLLSGIIEMLEEINADSESIDIAKEKLAAFTYPEKTLSGRLASMKENGQDLLEWGVKKAKQTKETALERPYTLAGFEDMELSTQILLFDAIQHGFEIDILDRSDQFLSLEYNNHLEYIKNGNMTSLDTYISPLIMENKVVTKKILAKNGYSVPESKEYQNSEEAVKDFSLFEKKAFVIKPKSTNYGLGISIFREGASKENFTKAVEIAFEEDSTILVEDFVEGTEYRFFVIGKETKAVLLRVPANVTGDGVHTINELVEAKNNDPLRGRNHRSPLEKIELGKIEMMTLEEQGYTLEDIPAEGVTVYLRDNSNVSTGGDSIDYTDKVDESYKILAGEMAQALGATISGMDMMIKDYRIPSTKENPGYGVIEANFNPMMMMHIYPYEGKGRRLTLDVLSLLFPEMDLLRNEKEVRK, from the coding sequence ATGAATATCAAATCAATCATCAAAGAGAATAAGTGGGAAAACTTATTTACAAAAGCAGTATTCGGGATTGAAAAAGAATCTCAAAGAATAAAAGAGGATGGAACAATTACGGAAAGTTCTCATCCAATCGAATTTGGAAATCGAAATTTTCACCCATATATACAGACAGATTTTGCAGAGAGTCAGTTAGAACTGGTTACGCCACCGGTTGATTCTGTTGGAGAAGTGATGGAATGGCTGGCTGCTATTCATGATGTTGTTCATCGAACCATTCCATCTGATGAATATTTATTGCCTTTCAGTCTGCCTTCAATCATGCCGACGGAAGAAAATATCCAGGTTGCGAAGCTTGATAAAAAAGAAGATGTTCATTACCGTGAATATTTGGCTCAAGTGTATGGAAAGAAAAAACAAATGATGAGTGGCATCCATTATAATTTCGAGTTTCACCAAGATTTTTTACAAGCTCTTTTTTCAAAACAACAGAAGTATGATAATTACCGGGCTTTCCAAACACAGATATATTTTAAACTTACACATAATTTTTTACGGTATCAATGGATATTAACATACTTATTAGGCGCATCCATTGAAACAAAAGCTGAGTATTTTCAAGATAACAAAATACCAGATGACATTCCTGATCGTTTGATAAGAAGTTTAAGAAGCAGCAAATATGGGTATGTAAACAGTGAAGACGTTCACGTATCTTTTCGAACAATCGAAGAATATGTCGAAACCATTGAAAAAATGGTAGAAGATGGCAAATTAATTGAAGAAAAAGAGTTTTATTCATCCGTTCGTTTTCGAGGCGGTAAAAATGCGCGTGAAGTATTGAAGAATGGCATCACTTATTTAGAATTTCGTCTGTTTGATTTAAACCCATTTGCCGAATATGGCATTACAGCTGAAGATATGCAATTCATTCACCTATTTTTTATGTATTTGCTTTGGATCGAGGAAGCGGCTTCCGAGGATGATTGGGAAAAGGGTCATGAAATGAACTACCAGACTGCTTTTGAAGATCCACTCTCTGTCTCAGCTTTCCAAGATGAAGGAATCCAATTGTTATCTGGAATAATTGAAATGCTAGAAGAAATAAATGCTGACAGCGAATCAATTGATATCGCAAAAGAAAAGTTGGCCGCGTTTACGTATCCTGAAAAGACGCTTAGCGGACGACTAGCTTCCATGAAAGAAAATGGACAAGACTTGCTTGAATGGGGAGTCAAAAAAGCTAAACAAACAAAAGAAACAGCTCTAGAAAGACCTTATACATTAGCTGGTTTCGAAGATATGGAACTATCTACCCAGATTTTACTGTTTGACGCAATTCAACACGGATTTGAAATTGATATATTAGATCGGTCCGATCAATTTCTTTCTTTAGAATATAACAATCATCTTGAATATATAAAAAATGGTAATATGACTTCTTTAGATACTTATATTTCTCCTTTAATCATGGAAAATAAAGTTGTTACGAAAAAAATATTGGCTAAAAATGGCTATAGTGTTCCAGAAAGTAAAGAATATCAGAATTCGGAAGAGGCAGTGAAAGATTTCTCGTTATTTGAAAAGAAAGCTTTTGTCATCAAACCAAAATCTACGAATTACGGCTTAGGAATCAGTATTTTTCGTGAAGGAGCAAGTAAAGAGAACTTCACCAAAGCAGTAGAAATTGCTTTTGAGGAAGATTCGACAATTCTGGTTGAAGATTTTGTTGAAGGGACAGAGTATCGTTTCTTTGTAATTGGCAAGGAGACAAAAGCTGTTTTATTACGGGTTCCAGCAAATGTTACGGGAGATGGCGTACATACCATTAACGAACTGGTAGAAGCAAAAAACAATGATCCATTAAGAGGGAGAAACCATCGCAGTCCACTCGAAAAGATTGAATTAGGCAAAATTGAAATGATGACCTTGGAAGAACAAGGGTATACGTTAGAAGATATTCCAGCAGAAGGGGTAACTGTTTATTTACGTGATAATTCGAATGTAAGTACAGGCGGAGACTCGATTGATTATACGGACAAAGTGGATGAAAGTTACAAGATTTTAGCTGGAGAAATGGCCCAAGCTCTAGGAGCGACTATTTCTGGAATGGACATGATGATTAAAGACTATCGAATTCCTTCTACCAAAGAAAATCCCGGTTACGGTGTTATTGAAGCAAATTTTAATCCGATGATGATGATGCATATTTATCCTTATGAAGGAAAAGGAAGAAGACTTACATTGGACGTACTTTCTTTATTATTCCCAGAAATGGATTTACTGAGGAATGAAAAGGAGGTTCGTAAATGA
- a CDS encoding cysteine desulfurase family protein: MIYLDHAATTPIDADVVVIIEKALRDQYGNPSSLYQKGREARKVIEDARKIFARSIQAQEKDLIITSGASESNNTAIIGTALALQEKGKHLITTAVEHHSVLHPMQYLEKLGFEVTYLAVDETARVTAQQVEEALRPDTILVSVIYGNNEVGSINPIEEIGSIVANHSALFHTDAVQVYGSKEINVEKEKIDLLSVTAHKLNGPKGIGFLYRRNNYHLPNYIHGGTQENDHRAGTENTPYIAGFAQAVENMLRKRDENNQQKEELKSFFLQELTKREIAFSVNGMESGGLPHILNLYLPGIQSDKFLIQCDLNDIFISAGSACTAGSLEPSHVLSAMFGKNSRRIVESIRVSFGSGNTKEEILLFVDLIERIQKRK, translated from the coding sequence ATGATTTATTTAGACCATGCCGCAACTACACCTATTGATGCAGATGTGGTCGTTATAATTGAAAAAGCTTTAAGAGATCAGTATGGAAATCCTTCCAGCCTTTATCAGAAAGGAAGGGAAGCTCGGAAAGTAATTGAAGATGCTCGGAAAATTTTTGCACGCTCAATACAGGCGCAAGAAAAAGATCTTATTATTACCAGTGGTGCTTCTGAATCGAATAATACAGCTATTATCGGAACTGCACTCGCTCTGCAAGAAAAAGGGAAACATTTAATTACAACTGCAGTGGAACATCATTCGGTTCTTCATCCTATGCAATATTTGGAGAAACTTGGTTTTGAAGTAACTTATTTAGCTGTTGATGAAACAGCTAGAGTGACTGCACAACAAGTAGAAGAAGCACTGCGACCAGATACCATTCTAGTCTCGGTTATTTATGGAAATAATGAAGTTGGTTCTATCAATCCTATTGAAGAAATTGGATCGATAGTGGCAAATCATTCTGCTTTATTTCACACGGATGCAGTACAAGTGTACGGTTCAAAGGAAATAAATGTCGAGAAGGAAAAGATTGATTTATTATCGGTAACCGCTCATAAACTCAATGGACCAAAAGGTATTGGATTCTTGTATCGCAGAAATAATTACCATTTGCCGAACTATATTCACGGTGGAACACAAGAAAATGACCATCGAGCTGGAACTGAAAATACACCCTACATTGCTGGATTTGCTCAAGCAGTTGAAAATATGTTACGCAAGCGCGATGAGAACAATCAACAAAAAGAAGAGTTGAAAAGTTTTTTTCTGCAAGAATTAACCAAAAGAGAGATTGCCTTTTCTGTAAACGGTATGGAAAGCGGAGGACTTCCGCACATTTTGAATCTATATTTGCCAGGCATTCAATCGGATAAATTTTTAATTCAATGTGACTTGAACGATATCTTTATTTCAGCCGGGTCTGCTTGTACGGCAGGAAGTTTAGAACCAAGTCATGTGCTTTCAGCAATGTTTGGGAAAAACAGTCGACGGATTGTGGAATCCATTCGCGTTTCATTTGGGAGTGGAAACACAAAAGAAGAAATTCTTCTATTTGTTGATTTAATCGAAAGAATACAAAAAAGAAAATAA
- a CDS encoding DUF1831 domain-containing protein — MAYDSISGLKGSSKEYRLHEDVKRYTLRDNGFQETKTGNFQYFRNVNALNSTQGIMLKILVSKDLETLRMSTTTANGLKTLEVYGKDSMQTVVENIEYILEGLVTEKVLEEV; from the coding sequence ATGGCATATGATAGTATTTCTGGACTAAAAGGATCATCAAAAGAATACCGTCTTCATGAAGATGTAAAAAGGTATACCTTACGTGATAATGGTTTTCAAGAAACAAAGACGGGGAATTTTCAATATTTCCGTAATGTGAATGCTTTGAATAGCACACAAGGAATTATGTTGAAAATCTTGGTATCCAAGGATTTAGAAACACTCAGAATGTCGACAACTACTGCAAATGGATTAAAAACTCTGGAAGTTTATGGGAAAGACAGTATGCAGACGGTTGTTGAAAACATTGAATATATTCTAGAAGGACTAGTGACAGAAAAAGTATTAGAAGAAGTGTAA
- a CDS encoding formate/nitrite transporter family protein, which yields MKELELDNQGLMSVLDKNAKKKEHLFTHSIPKYMVRCMLAGMFLTIGTAIAVMVGEKGNHIHPDLGKFLYSFMFSWSLVMIIYMDTELGTSNMMYLTVGVHRKVVKPIQAVKLLATCISCNLLGGILFSYIISQTNAFQDLSSNHYLITAVSGKLTKTTLQIISEGIFANIIVNTAVVASARMKDDAGKLFATVFIIFIFAFLGFEHVIANFSSFAMALFASGGAVPGMTMGSVLHNWIFALIGNYIGGGLIIGFVYSWLNRGETVYFD from the coding sequence ATGAAAGAATTGGAATTGGATAATCAAGGACTTATGTCAGTGCTTGATAAGAATGCAAAGAAGAAAGAACATCTTTTTACACATTCCATACCTAAATACATGGTGAGATGCATGCTGGCCGGCATGTTTTTAACAATCGGAACTGCAATAGCGGTGATGGTCGGTGAGAAAGGCAATCATATCCATCCTGATTTAGGTAAATTTTTGTATTCGTTTATGTTTAGTTGGTCATTAGTAATGATAATCTATATGGATACTGAATTAGGCACTAGTAATATGATGTATTTGACTGTGGGAGTTCATCGTAAAGTCGTTAAGCCGATTCAAGCTGTTAAACTTTTAGCTACTTGCATTTCATGTAATTTACTTGGAGGAATCCTTTTTTCGTATATCATTTCACAAACAAATGCTTTTCAAGATTTATCAAGTAATCATTACTTAATTACGGCTGTTTCTGGAAAACTAACCAAAACTACCTTGCAAATTATCTCAGAAGGAATCTTTGCGAATATTATCGTTAATACTGCAGTCGTAGCTTCTGCACGGATGAAAGATGATGCAGGGAAGCTTTTTGCAACAGTATTCATTATCTTTATCTTCGCATTTCTTGGTTTTGAACACGTTATTGCTAACTTTTCTTCCTTTGCAATGGCATTATTTGCAAGTGGTGGAGCAGTTCCCGGTATGACAATGGGATCAGTTCTCCATAATTGGATTTTTGCTTTGATTGGAAATTATATCGGCGGGGGATTAATAATAGGTTTCGTTTATTCTTGGCTAAACCGAGGGGAAACGGTATACTTTGATTAG
- a CDS encoding TraX family protein produces MNQKANTIKWLAITTMTIDHIGYFLFPSVVWLRLIGRIAFPCFLYTTIQAVEKTSDFRNYILRLVGTGLISILVTSMTGNYLNILFTLAIFAVSLKYPSFFIPGLLLSYFTEYSIYGFLLGWAIYLMVRKDIKLGIPLLLLVHIDYINSIQIFALLAVIPILLPFEWRLPRFPKWLGYGYYPIHQLILMMITFLK; encoded by the coding sequence ATGAATCAAAAGGCAAATACGATAAAATGGCTTGCGATTACGACTATGACCATCGATCATATTGGTTATTTTTTATTTCCTTCTGTGGTCTGGCTTCGTCTAATTGGAAGGATTGCTTTTCCTTGTTTTCTCTATACGACGATTCAAGCTGTTGAAAAAACGAGTGACTTCCGAAATTATATTCTGCGACTTGTTGGAACAGGCTTGATCAGTATACTGGTTACAAGTATGACTGGAAACTATCTGAATATATTATTCACCTTGGCTATTTTTGCGGTGTCTTTAAAATATCCTTCTTTTTTTATTCCAGGATTATTATTGAGCTATTTTACAGAATACAGTATTTATGGCTTTTTATTAGGATGGGCAATTTATCTAATGGTTCGAAAAGACATAAAGTTAGGAATACCGCTTCTATTGCTTGTTCACATTGATTATATAAACTCTATTCAAATCTTTGCTTTATTGGCAGTCATACCAATCTTGCTTCCATTTGAATGGCGCTTACCTCGATTCCCTAAATGGCTGGGATATGGTTATTATCCGATTCATCAGTTAATCTTGATGATGATAACTTTTTTAAAGTAA
- the mnmA gene encoding tRNA 2-thiouridine(34) synthase MnmA, with the protein MEDKSKIRVVVGMSGGVDSSVTALLLKEQGYDVIGIFMKNWDDTDEFGFCTATEDYKDVQAVAQQIGIPYYSVNFETEYWDKVFQYFLEEYKKGRTPNPDVMCNKEIKFKAFLDYAMDLGAEYVATGHYAQVKRDENGVAHLLRGVDKNKDQTYFLNQLSQEQLAKTMFPLGSMEKSEVRQIAEAAGLATAKKKDSTGICFIGEKNFKEFLSNYLPATSGSMMTVDGKKMGEHAGLMYYTIGQRKGLGIGGGGNTDDPWFVIGKELETNTLIVGQGYHHERLYAEHLLATDIHFTTNEKMPSTFTCTAKFRYRQEDTSVTVILNDDQTEAKVVFDKPVRAITPGQAVVFYDGMECLGGGIIDKAFQAQKELQYI; encoded by the coding sequence ATGGAAGACAAATCAAAAATTAGAGTAGTTGTTGGAATGAGTGGTGGGGTAGACTCGTCTGTAACAGCACTATTATTGAAAGAACAAGGCTATGATGTCATTGGTATTTTTATGAAAAATTGGGACGATACAGACGAATTTGGTTTTTGTACTGCGACAGAAGATTATAAAGATGTTCAAGCAGTCGCACAACAAATTGGTATTCCATATTATTCTGTAAATTTTGAAACGGAATATTGGGATAAAGTATTCCAGTACTTTTTAGAAGAATATAAAAAAGGTCGCACTCCCAATCCAGACGTTATGTGTAACAAAGAAATTAAATTCAAAGCATTTTTAGATTATGCAATGGACTTGGGTGCGGAATATGTGGCAACAGGACATTACGCTCAAGTGAAACGTGATGAAAATGGTGTAGCTCATTTGTTAAGAGGTGTCGATAAGAACAAGGACCAAACTTATTTCTTAAATCAATTGTCGCAAGAGCAATTAGCAAAGACAATGTTCCCGCTAGGTAGTATGGAAAAATCAGAAGTAAGACAAATTGCAGAAGCAGCAGGTCTTGCTACAGCTAAGAAAAAAGATTCAACGGGTATTTGTTTTATTGGAGAGAAGAATTTCAAAGAATTTCTTTCTAATTATCTTCCTGCAACATCTGGTAGTATGATGACCGTGGATGGTAAGAAAATGGGCGAGCATGCAGGCCTTATGTATTATACCATCGGTCAACGTAAAGGATTGGGAATCGGCGGCGGTGGAAACACTGATGATCCTTGGTTTGTAATAGGAAAAGAATTAGAAACCAACACATTAATTGTCGGTCAAGGATATCATCATGAGCGATTATACGCAGAACATTTATTGGCAACCGATATTCATTTTACTACTAATGAAAAGATGCCAAGTACATTTACTTGTACAGCGAAATTCCGCTACCGTCAAGAAGATACATCTGTAACAGTTATCTTGAACGACGATCAAACGGAAGCAAAAGTTGTTTTTGATAAACCAGTTCGTGCAATTACACCTGGACAAGCAGTTGTTTTCTATGATGGCATGGAATGTTTAGGCGGCGGAATCATCGACAAAGCTTTCCAAGCACAAAAAGAATTACAATACATATAA
- the recD2 gene encoding SF1B family DNA helicase RecD2 has protein sequence MEMGEQPYILGEIKAVFFENPSNFYKVLLIELHENNFPFDKDEIVVTGNFGDITLDTVYRFLGTTVAHPKYGTQFQAISYEREKPTGKNGVIAFLSSDRFPGIGQRTAEKIVETLGEGAIDKILNDADCLKEVAGLNEKKRTVVSEVLQEVQGTEKIIIELANLGFTNNQAATIMQFYKSDTLKTIRENPYQLIEDIEGIGFRRADQLAMELEIGPDDKNRIKGAVLATIQDLSLSNGDTYVDSNELLDKSLQLLENTRRFVIDEHLLIESVVEMVQDMKIVEDNKRFALPSLFFAEEGIASTLDRLLKKNREIEYPGVPIEKEIEKMQAKLNIQYDKVQTDAIYQALTTPFFILTGGPGTGKTTVLNGIVHMFCELNGLPANSLEYTEGIYPIIMAAPTGRAAKRMNEMTGIPSSTIHRLLGLTGQENPNDDLYTQELEGKLLIIDEASMVDTWLMNRLLKSIPAGMQVIFVGDKDQLPSVGPGQVLFDLLNSRVIPHIELRQIYRQADGSSIIPLAHEIKEGQLPGDFTRNQSDRSFFPCNASQIEPLIRVVVEKAKAKGFTSKDIQILAPMYKGPAGINALNNMMQEILNPNPNKQRREVQHFDFVYRVGDKVLQLVNQPELNIFNGDIGEIVSIQYAKETEDKVDEITIVFDSVEVTYKKNDWNKFTLAYCCSIHKAQGSEFSMVILPMVRQYGRMLKRNLLYTAVTRSKSKLILCGEIDAFDFAIKNTGDLRKTMLIEKLVRNKNSDKIIVEVPKTIEESSKEKNEEKQKQPANYLLTVELVRSAGIDPLIGMEGITPEQFMK, from the coding sequence ATGGAAATGGGTGAACAGCCGTATATATTAGGAGAGATCAAAGCTGTTTTCTTTGAAAATCCTTCTAATTTTTATAAAGTTCTTTTAATTGAACTTCATGAAAATAATTTTCCTTTCGATAAAGATGAAATAGTTGTGACTGGTAATTTTGGCGATATTACGTTAGATACTGTATACCGTTTTTTAGGGACTACTGTAGCGCATCCAAAATACGGTACACAATTTCAGGCAATCAGTTATGAAAGAGAGAAACCAACTGGTAAAAATGGCGTGATTGCTTTTTTGTCGAGTGATCGTTTCCCAGGGATTGGGCAGCGTACAGCTGAAAAAATTGTTGAAACCCTCGGTGAAGGGGCTATTGATAAGATTTTAAATGATGCTGATTGTTTGAAAGAAGTCGCTGGATTAAATGAAAAAAAACGAACGGTAGTCTCTGAAGTCCTGCAAGAAGTACAAGGGACTGAAAAAATAATTATTGAACTTGCAAACCTTGGATTTACAAATAATCAAGCTGCAACCATTATGCAATTTTACAAATCGGATACGTTAAAAACAATTAGGGAAAATCCCTATCAATTGATCGAGGATATTGAAGGGATTGGCTTTCGAAGAGCTGATCAATTAGCGATGGAGCTGGAGATTGGTCCGGACGATAAAAATCGGATCAAGGGAGCTGTATTGGCAACGATTCAAGACCTTTCTTTATCAAATGGGGATACCTATGTAGATAGCAATGAATTGTTGGATAAATCTTTACAATTATTGGAAAACACACGACGATTTGTTATTGATGAACACCTACTGATTGAATCGGTTGTTGAAATGGTTCAAGATATGAAAATTGTAGAAGATAACAAACGATTTGCTTTACCATCTTTATTCTTTGCTGAAGAAGGAATTGCTTCTACTTTGGATCGATTGCTGAAAAAGAATAGAGAGATTGAATATCCTGGCGTTCCTATCGAAAAAGAAATCGAAAAAATGCAAGCAAAGCTAAACATACAGTACGATAAGGTTCAGACAGATGCGATATACCAGGCATTAACGACTCCTTTTTTCATTCTGACGGGAGGTCCGGGAACTGGAAAGACGACAGTATTAAATGGAATTGTCCATATGTTTTGTGAGTTAAACGGTCTTCCCGCAAATTCTCTGGAATATACCGAAGGGATTTATCCAATTATTATGGCAGCTCCGACTGGTCGAGCTGCAAAGAGAATGAACGAGATGACAGGTATCCCAAGTAGTACAATTCACCGTCTACTAGGGTTGACGGGACAAGAAAATCCAAATGACGACCTTTATACACAAGAATTAGAAGGAAAACTGCTTATCATCGACGAGGCATCCATGGTGGATACTTGGTTAATGAACCGATTGTTGAAATCAATACCGGCAGGCATGCAGGTCATCTTTGTTGGCGATAAAGACCAACTGCCATCTGTCGGACCCGGACAAGTATTATTTGACTTGCTAAACAGCCGCGTCATACCTCATATCGAATTACGTCAAATTTACCGTCAAGCGGATGGTTCTTCAATCATACCGTTGGCTCATGAAATCAAAGAGGGACAGTTACCGGGTGATTTTACTCGTAATCAAAGCGACCGTTCTTTCTTTCCTTGTAATGCAAGCCAGATTGAACCACTCATTCGAGTTGTAGTAGAAAAAGCAAAAGCAAAGGGCTTTACTTCAAAAGACATTCAAATCCTTGCGCCTATGTATAAAGGGCCAGCAGGAATTAACGCATTAAACAATATGATGCAGGAAATTTTGAACCCGAACCCAAATAAACAAAGAAGAGAGGTACAGCATTTTGATTTTGTTTATCGCGTAGGAGATAAAGTCTTGCAGCTGGTGAATCAACCTGAATTAAATATTTTTAATGGTGACATTGGTGAAATTGTAAGCATTCAGTACGCTAAAGAAACGGAAGATAAAGTGGATGAAATAACGATTGTATTCGATAGTGTCGAAGTTACCTATAAAAAGAATGATTGGAACAAATTTACTCTAGCTTATTGTTGTTCCATTCATAAAGCACAAGGTAGTGAGTTTTCAATGGTTATCTTACCCATGGTTCGACAATACGGACGAATGTTGAAGCGCAACTTACTTTATACAGCTGTTACACGCAGTAAGAGTAAATTGATTTTATGCGGTGAAATTGATGCCTTTGATTTTGCAATAAAAAATACCGGTGATTTACGAAAAACGATGCTGATTGAAAAGTTAGTCCGTAACAAAAATAGTGATAAAATAATTGTGGAAGTTCCAAAAACCATTGAAGAGTCATCAAAGGAGAAGAATGAGGAAAAACAAAAGCAGCCAGCTAATTACCTCTTGACAGTAGAATTAGTGAGAAGCGCCGGTATCGATCCTTTAATCGGAATGGAAGGAATTACTCCTGAACAATTTATGAAATAA
- a CDS encoding diacylglycerol/lipid kinase family protein: MTTRYHIIANLHSGSGKGKKVVLDVHKKLNEKKIPFLLYQTEYRKHAITLIQKVIANMNLETDRILVIGGDGTLHEVIAGMSLLEKKIPVGYLPAGTGNDFARAIDLPTSYHKGLANILHAEEPQIMECFLYEDAELKTIGVGLNSLGMGFDGKIIEILDNKHTKRNILSAVRLEKLIYLNSIADAFKKRKTFEVEVTVDNKTSTYSDVLIAGAMNHPYFGGGIKIDPESNPNTSELAIMIIKNLSFPNLVRLLTKVLTSGKHIHSPYFERLAGKELEIKVSEPVPTQVDGELLPEEQYHFHFKLSAFLLWK, encoded by the coding sequence ATGACCACACGCTATCATATAATTGCTAATCTTCATTCAGGTTCTGGAAAAGGAAAAAAAGTTGTCTTAGATGTTCATAAAAAACTGAATGAGAAAAAGATCCCCTTTCTTTTATATCAAACAGAGTATCGAAAACATGCCATCACTTTAATCCAGAAAGTTATAGCGAATATGAATCTCGAAACAGATCGTATTTTAGTTATCGGCGGAGATGGAACTTTACATGAAGTAATTGCTGGAATGTCTTTGCTTGAGAAAAAAATTCCAGTTGGTTACTTACCTGCAGGCACCGGCAACGATTTCGCAAGAGCAATCGATTTACCGACAAGTTATCATAAAGGTTTAGCAAATATCTTACATGCTGAAGAACCACAAATAATGGAATGTTTTCTCTATGAAGATGCTGAACTCAAAACCATTGGTGTTGGTCTAAATAGTTTAGGCATGGGCTTCGATGGGAAAATAATCGAAATATTAGATAATAAGCACACGAAAAGAAACATACTTTCTGCTGTCCGCTTAGAAAAACTTATTTATCTAAACAGCATTGCCGATGCCTTTAAAAAAAGAAAAACATTTGAGGTAGAGGTTACAGTTGATAATAAGACCAGCACGTATTCAGATGTTCTAATTGCAGGAGCAATGAATCACCCGTACTTCGGTGGAGGAATCAAGATTGATCCAGAATCAAATCCAAATACAAGTGAATTAGCGATTATGATTATCAAAAATCTATCTTTCCCAAATTTGGTTCGACTCCTGACAAAAGTTTTGACAAGCGGAAAGCATATTCATTCTCCGTACTTCGAAAGGTTAGCTGGCAAAGAGTTAGAAATTAAAGTATCGGAGCCAGTACCTACTCAAGTAGATGGAGAGCTTTTACCAGAGGAACAATATCATTTTCATTTTAAACTATCTGCTTTTTTATTGTGGAAATAA